In Sphingobacterium sp. lm-10, the DNA window CAAATGCAGGGGTGAAACGATCCCCTAATTCCATATTTCTGTTATGGTCAGCATAAAAAATTTGAGCACCCGCACCTGCACCGATAAACCAGTTTTGGAAGAAACGATTGGTTTCTACTTTGTATTTATCGTCGTTAACAATAGTGGTTGTGTCGCGCCGAATTTCATAAGTTTGGGCTGAAACGGACAGATGCGTCACAATTCCCAAGATTAAAATAAAGGTATACTTCATTGCTGTTGGATGTTTTGGTAAGGTACACTAGTTCTTTTGATGATCGCAGATAATGCCTAGATTCCCTTTTAACCCAAATATTATCTGATAATTCCGCTGCAAATATATTGATCAGTGGAGATAATATTGTCTTTTTTTTGCAGTATGTAGTCAAAATACTACAAATGTAAGTTATAGTTAAGTTTTTTTTCGTTATATGGGGAATTTTTAAAAAATCACCTGATTGTTTGGGGGATAGTATGTTGCTGAAGATAGGGTGCTAGCGGACTATCGTAACCAAAGGATATAATTTGCTGAAGATCTTCGCTAAAGTCAAAACGGAGATCCTCGTGAAGTTTTTTCCACTTGCCAAAGACGAATTTGATGCGAGCCGCGAGATACTGATGTAACTTGTGACTTGCGTGTAGGTGACTTCTACCAATCACCAATGCAAACCGTTCCGTAACTTCCCTTAAAATTAGCATCCTAAACTCTATTTCACTAAATGTGTCTTTGGTTACTTTTTCATGCTCATTCACCAATCCGTTCGCTTGACGCACTAACTTACTCAATGCGATAATACTACCGGCTGTTGCATTGTTTGCTGTGTTTTGAGCAGCGTCTGAAAATAATAATTTCAATTGTGTTCGCAAGCTTTCTACACGTAATTGCAGGTCGCTCTCATCTTCTAACAGTTGAAAGTGTAGCCTTTTAATCAGTAACTTATCTTTATTAATCAGACGCAACAGCAGTTTGTCCTTTTCCTTGTTCGGGAGAGATAAAATAGCTGATTTAAGTTCTGGTTGTTGATGTACTGACATGCGTTAATCTACCAATGGATTATCTTGGAGATATTTTTCCCAAGCCCAGGCAGATGCCATCATCTCTTCGATCCCGAGTTCGGCTTTCCAACCTAGTTTTTCGGTCGATTTGGAAACGTCTCCCCAAACTTTGACAATGTCGCCATCTCTTCTTGGTCCGATCTCGTAATTTAATTTCTTCCCGGATGTACTTTCAAAAGTTTTAATAGCTTCTAATACCGAATAACCCACTCCGGTACCGATATTAAACACATCGTATTTTCCGGTAGGATTTCCTTTTTCCAATAGTCTGATCGCTGCCACGTGCGCCTTGGCCAAATCTACCACATGGATGTAATCACGCACGCAAGATCCGTCAGATGTATCATAATCGCCCCCAAAAACCGTTAATTTCTCTCTTTTGCCAATGGCAGTTTGTGTAATAAATGGGAGTAAGTTTTGCGGTACACCTAATGGTAACTCTCCAATCATAGCGGATGGATGGGCTCCCACAGGGTTGAAGTACCGTAGAGAAATGATCTGATAATTGTCGTACGCATTGGCGGTTTCGCGTAGCATTTCCTCTGCGATTTGCTTGGTATTTCCATACGGTGATTCAGCAGTCTTTACAGGGGCAGACTCTGATACAGGCAGTTCATCCGGTTGCCCATAAACGGTACAACTAGACGAAAAAACAAAATTTATCGGAAGTTCTTGATAGGCATTCAAGAGGTTGATTAAAGAGAAAAAGTTGTTGTGATAATATTTTAATGGTTTGAGAACAGACTCACCAACCGCTTTAGAAGCAGCAAAATGGATCACACCCTTAATGTCTGGATTGTGATCGACGAATTTCTTCACAGCGGCTTCATCGCACAAGTCGAATTGGTGAAACTCTGGGCGATAATCAATGATTTTTTCTATCTGATCCAATATACGGATACTGGAGTTTGATAGATTATCTACGATAATAGGTGTGTACCCTGCTTGGTATAACTCTACAACGGTATGTGAGCCAATAAACCCAGTGCCGCCTGTTACTAAAATCTTATGCATCTCTTTTAAAATATATTTGGGTAGTTTCTTGTAAAACTGTTTTATCCATCGTTTGATAGTGATCAATCGTTTTCCTTAGGCCATCTGTGCGATGCACTTTGGGATCCCAACCGAGGAGCTTTTGTGCTAAGGCAATATCAGGTCGTCGTTGTTTTGGATCGTCAACCGGCAAAGCCGAATATACCAACTTTGAAGGACTCTCCGTGAGTTGAATAATTTCTTGAGCGATATCTGTAATGGTAATTTCGTCTGGATTACCGATATTGACTGGTTCGGCATAATCAGAGTGAAGCAAACGGAAGATGCCTTCTACGAGATCATCTACGTAGCAAAATGAACGTGTTTGCTGGCCATCACCAAAGACAGTCAAATCTTCTGCTCGTAAGGCCTGTGCAATGAACGTTGGCAGTGCACGGCCATCGTTCAACCGCATTCGTGGACCAAAAGTATTGAATATACGCACAATGCGAGTTTCTACACCATGAAAATTATGGTAAGCCATTGTCATAGCTTCCTGAAAACGTTTGGCTTCATCATAAACACCTCGTGGCCCCACCGGGTTAACATTTCCCCAATAGGTTTCTGCTTGTGGCGAAACCAAAGGGTCGCCATATACCTCAGAAGTAGACGCCACCAGTATTCTTGCTTTTTTTGATTTGGCCAAACCTAAAAGATTGTGGGTGCCTAGAGAACCTACCTTGAGCGTCTGTATGGGTATGCGCAGATAATCTACTGGACTGGCAGGCGAAGCAAAGTGAAGAATGTAATCCAGATGCCCAGGAATATGCACAAACTTGGATACATCGTGCTGATAGAATTCGAAATTAGGAAGCTTGAAAAGATGTTCGATATTGCGTAAGCTACCCGTAATAAGGTTGTCCATTCCAATCACCTGATAGCCTTCCTGAATAAACCGATCACTTAGGTGGGAACCCAAAAAACCTGCGGCGCCAGTAATGAGTATGCGTTTAGGAGGAGCTTTTTTCACTGTATTTCAACCCTTGTTGTTTGACAACGAATATAGGCATTATTTCTAGGGGCTGGAATACATATGCTGGAAAATCTCTATCTTAGTGGACTCCAAAAAAAGTGAAAGACAGGAGTATGCTATGGACATAGATTTTGTGATCACCTGGGTAGACATGAACGACCCAATCTGGCAGGAAAGCTTTGCTAAACATTCGGGAAAGATCAACAATGCAAAGAATGAAGTGTCGGAAGCGCGTTTTCGAGATCATGGGCTCTTAAAGTATTGGTTTAGAGGAGTCGAGCAGTTTGCTCCGTGGGTGCGAAAGATTCATTTCGTAACCTGTGGACAGAAACCAGAATGGCTCAATGTTGATCATCCCAAGTTAAACCTGGTACATCATGAAGACTATATTCCACCTCAATTTTTACCTTTATTTAATTCAAGTGTATTAGAAGTGCATCTGCATCGCATTCCCGACCTTGCAGAGAACTTTGTATATTTTAATGACGATTTCTTCATCATCAACGATTTAAAACCTAGTCGGTTTTTTAATAACGGCGTTCCGCAAGACATTGCCGCTTTCCGGATGAATATGGGTATGTCTTTGTGGAGCAAGTGCTTGAAGAATAATATTAGACTAATCAATCAACGTTTTGATAAAAGCGCCATCATGAAGCGGGATCATGCTAAGTGGTACAATCCGATTTACGGAAGTAGGGCGAGGCTAACCTATCTGCTTTCTTGGTATAATAAATTCATCACTTTGCGGACTCCGCATAATGCACAACCTTATACTAAGACTACCTTCGAAGAAGTTTGGAATTATGCGGAGAAGGAGTTGATGGAGATGTCGGAGCATAAATTTCGCTCGCCGGAAGATTTTACGCAGGAATTGTTCAGAACCTGGCAGATTTGTCAGTCTAATTTTGAAGCTTACAATACCTATCAAGATACGAAGATGTTTCCGTTGTTGTTTCGATCCAAGAAAGCAATTAAGGCGATCAGAGAGCAAACTTATTCACTCGTCTGTATTAATGACAACGAGCACATGCCGAATTTCGATCAGACCATGATGGAAATCGAAAAATCATTCGAAAGCATTCTACCAAAGCAGTCGCAGTTTGAGCTTGCTGACCGTTTATCATAAATAAATTTAGAATATCCTTATATGACGCAAGGGCCTTTGATTTCTGTTGTTATTCCCGTTTTTAACGGGGAGCAGTATGTCAAATCGTGTTTGGAAAATATGTTTGCACAGAGCTACAAGAATCTGGAAATTATAGTGGTGGATGACGGTTCATCTGACCGCTCCGGTCAAATTGCGTTGCAATATCCAGTAAAGTTGATTCGTTTGGACGAAAACCGAGGCTTGTCGGCAGCAAGAAATACGGGTATAGATGCGGCTTCGGGAAGCTACATCCATTTTATGGATGTAGACGATGGCATCAATCTGGAATACTATCAGCAAATGGCTGATGCGGTGATGGCAACTCAAGCCGATATTGCCTGTGGTGGTATGCTCAATGAGAAGCATAGCTATAAAACCTGGCGTTTTAAAAAGCAGGTGGTGTATCACTCTGCGAAAGATAAGCTAAAGGCGACATTTGTCGGTAAATGGGGCTATGTTTGGCGTTATTTATTCCGTTTAGATTTTATCAAAGAGCAAGGTTTGCGTTTTGAAGAAGGACGTTTTATTGAAGATCTGACTTTTTCTCTTCCAGCAGTTTATCACGCGAAAAGTTTGGTCGTAGTGCCGGGTGCAGAGTACATCTACTACCATCGCGAAAACTCGATTATGAGCAAGAAAGATAAAGCACATAGAGAGAAAAGACGGATAGATTGGTCACACGCGAAAGCATTTAGAAAAGAATTTGCCCGACAGCACAATCTCAAAATCCCGGGAATAGATACGGGGAGATTCTCTTATTTGTTGCGAAAGGTTTTTCTGAGATAAAATAAAATTGTAGCTATTATTGTACTGTTGCCGAGTATCTAATTCATTATCTTGGCGTTTTTCTAACTCTATGGTTAGGTTTTGCTTTGTATTGTAATGATAAATAAAATTAAGAAATTACTCGCTAGTGGCCGACTTTCCAAAAAGCAATGGGCTGCGGGTCGGCGGAAGCTTGTCCAAAATAAGCAAAATAAAATAGCTCGATTTTGGAGTCCAATCATGCAGAGGTATTTTGCAGATGAAATACTTAAGAATAATCTGGGAGTTAAAAGCAATTTAAGAGGGAAAAAGATTGTATGGCAATACTGGGGTCAAGGAATTGATGAGAACCTACCCGAATTAGTAAAGATATGCTTTGAGTCTATAGATCGCTATTGTAATGACTATGAGATAATCAGGTTAGATGATAATTCAATCAAGGGATATATAAATCTTCCAGATTATGTGTGGAATGATATCGGGCAACCCAAGTTCAAGCATGTTTTTTTTTCAGATCTGCTCCGTTTGGCCCTGCTTCAAGCATATGGGGGTGTCTGGATTGATGCAACCATTTTATTGACTGGATCATTACCAAAGCAATTCCAAAGTATGGATTTCTTTGTCTTTCAGCGCGATGACAAAGTATTTGATGAATCAAATTGGCCAAGCCCTGATATAAAATATTGGTCGTCCGATCCAAAATTTAAAGTAAGAATGCTGACTAGCATTATGTTCGCAAGGGTTGAAAATATATTGGTACAAGCTATGCTTGATCTTATATTATATTATTGGAAGACTCAAAATAGGATACGCCATTATTTTATTCTTCAAATTTTGTATAATGAGCTTGTAAATGGTAGGTTTAAAGATGAAAAATGCCTTGTCGTATCTGATACCTATCCGCATTTATTGCGATTGGTTGTCGATGGGCACGAAAATTTTATTAAATCTACTAATCTGTTAGATGTTACGTCTATTCATAAGTTGACCTATCTAAATGAAGAACAGATGAAGAGGCTCAAGGATTATTTTAGAAATATTGGCAGAGCAAATTTTATGAAAGATCTAGATTCATAGACTACAAGCCGCCGAATTGGCGCTATATTATTGAAAATGTTTTTTGAACAATTTAATTATTCTCGCGAATGTCTGATACTCCTGTTATCTCGGTGATTATACCAGCTTTTAATGCGGCAGCTTATATAGCTCAATGTATTGAAAATGTAAAATATCAGACTTATAAAGATATTGAGGTGTTAGTAATTGATGATGGTTCAATTGATGAAACAGTTACAATTGCGAAATCTTTCAATGTTAAAGTTATTAGTCAAGGTAATAATGGCGTTTCAGCCGCCAGAAACACAGGTTTAAAAAACGCGGTAGGTCAATACATACATTTTCTAGATGTAGATGATCTTATTAATCATTGTTTTTACGAAGAGCTTTTGAATAGTGCCTCTACTTATAATGCCGATGTCGTTTGCTGTAATGTTTACCATGAAAAATCTTCATCTTGGTCGCACGAAAAGACTGGGATTTTTGTAGCTTCCAATGTCGAAGATAAGATGATGTTGGCTAAAGTAGGAGAAGATGGACACTGTTTTAAATACCTGTTAAAAAAACAATTTTTATCAGACCATGCCATTTATTTTGACGAAACTCTTTCTATTAGCGAGGATTTGGTGTTCTCTATTCAGGCCGTATACTCTGCTAATCGTGTAGTTTTGCAAACAAGGGCTTTGTATCTCTATAAACACAGAGCAAACTCCACACTTGCTCAATTTAATCGTGGTAAGCGTGCAGATCGTAGTAGAGAATTAGCACCAGTGAGAGAATTCAAGCAGTTCTTCAAAAATAAATTTGAGATCTATAACCTTGGAGAAGATCACGGTATTGATACTATATATTTCATTCTAAGTATACCTTTTGTGAGAAAAAGAGAACTCAAAAATGGCCTCGTAAAATGGTATTTCTGCGGAATATGTGTGGTAAGGAAAAAAATTATATAGCATAATATCAATACACTATATGCACCTGCGGGTTTTTAACTATTCAGGGAGTGAAATTGAGGTGAAATTTCCGTAGTCCAGCACATATTTAATCCAATTTTCAAAACTGTATTTGTTTTTGATGAAATCATTTACAATCCTATATGGTTTTTCGATGAATTGTCTCAAATCGTCTGCAGTAGTATCCTCTGTCCAAATAAAAATATTTGAGGTATCATAAAATTCGTATTTGCTGATTTGTTTATTAGTGGTTATTATTTT includes these proteins:
- the galE gene encoding UDP-glucose 4-epimerase GalE, with the protein product MHKILVTGGTGFIGSHTVVELYQAGYTPIIVDNLSNSSIRILDQIEKIIDYRPEFHQFDLCDEAAVKKFVDHNPDIKGVIHFAASKAVGESVLKPLKYYHNNFFSLINLLNAYQELPINFVFSSSCTVYGQPDELPVSESAPVKTAESPYGNTKQIAEEMLRETANAYDNYQIISLRYFNPVGAHPSAMIGELPLGVPQNLLPFITQTAIGKREKLTVFGGDYDTSDGSCVRDYIHVVDLAKAHVAAIRLLEKGNPTGKYDVFNIGTGVGYSVLEAIKTFESTSGKKLNYEIGPRRDGDIVKVWGDVSKSTEKLGWKAELGIEEMMASAWAWEKYLQDNPLVD
- a CDS encoding UDP-glucuronic acid decarboxylase family protein, whose protein sequence is MKKAPPKRILITGAAGFLGSHLSDRFIQEGYQVIGMDNLITGSLRNIEHLFKLPNFEFYQHDVSKFVHIPGHLDYILHFASPASPVDYLRIPIQTLKVGSLGTHNLLGLAKSKKARILVASTSEVYGDPLVSPQAETYWGNVNPVGPRGVYDEAKRFQEAMTMAYHNFHGVETRIVRIFNTFGPRMRLNDGRALPTFIAQALRAEDLTVFGDGQQTRSFCYVDDLVEGIFRLLHSDYAEPVNIGNPDEITITDIAQEIIQLTESPSKLVYSALPVDDPKQRRPDIALAQKLLGWDPKVHRTDGLRKTIDHYQTMDKTVLQETTQIYFKRDA
- a CDS encoding Stealth CR1 domain-containing protein; translation: MDIDFVITWVDMNDPIWQESFAKHSGKINNAKNEVSEARFRDHGLLKYWFRGVEQFAPWVRKIHFVTCGQKPEWLNVDHPKLNLVHHEDYIPPQFLPLFNSSVLEVHLHRIPDLAENFVYFNDDFFIINDLKPSRFFNNGVPQDIAAFRMNMGMSLWSKCLKNNIRLINQRFDKSAIMKRDHAKWYNPIYGSRARLTYLLSWYNKFITLRTPHNAQPYTKTTFEEVWNYAEKELMEMSEHKFRSPEDFTQELFRTWQICQSNFEAYNTYQDTKMFPLLFRSKKAIKAIREQTYSLVCINDNEHMPNFDQTMMEIEKSFESILPKQSQFELADRLS
- a CDS encoding glycosyltransferase; its protein translation is MTQGPLISVVIPVFNGEQYVKSCLENMFAQSYKNLEIIVVDDGSSDRSGQIALQYPVKLIRLDENRGLSAARNTGIDAASGSYIHFMDVDDGINLEYYQQMADAVMATQADIACGGMLNEKHSYKTWRFKKQVVYHSAKDKLKATFVGKWGYVWRYLFRLDFIKEQGLRFEEGRFIEDLTFSLPAVYHAKSLVVVPGAEYIYYHRENSIMSKKDKAHREKRRIDWSHAKAFRKEFARQHNLKIPGIDTGRFSYLLRKVFLR
- a CDS encoding capsular polysaccharide synthesis protein, with the protein product MINKIKKLLASGRLSKKQWAAGRRKLVQNKQNKIARFWSPIMQRYFADEILKNNLGVKSNLRGKKIVWQYWGQGIDENLPELVKICFESIDRYCNDYEIIRLDDNSIKGYINLPDYVWNDIGQPKFKHVFFSDLLRLALLQAYGGVWIDATILLTGSLPKQFQSMDFFVFQRDDKVFDESNWPSPDIKYWSSDPKFKVRMLTSIMFARVENILVQAMLDLILYYWKTQNRIRHYFILQILYNELVNGRFKDEKCLVVSDTYPHLLRLVVDGHENFIKSTNLLDVTSIHKLTYLNEEQMKRLKDYFRNIGRANFMKDLDS
- a CDS encoding glycosyltransferase — encoded protein: MSDTPVISVIIPAFNAAAYIAQCIENVKYQTYKDIEVLVIDDGSIDETVTIAKSFNVKVISQGNNGVSAARNTGLKNAVGQYIHFLDVDDLINHCFYEELLNSASTYNADVVCCNVYHEKSSSWSHEKTGIFVASNVEDKMMLAKVGEDGHCFKYLLKKQFLSDHAIYFDETLSISEDLVFSIQAVYSANRVVLQTRALYLYKHRANSTLAQFNRGKRADRSRELAPVREFKQFFKNKFEIYNLGEDHGIDTIYFILSIPFVRKRELKNGLVKWYFCGICVVRKKII